The following proteins are encoded in a genomic region of Liolophura sinensis isolate JHLJ2023 chromosome 7, CUHK_Ljap_v2, whole genome shotgun sequence:
- the LOC135470391 gene encoding uncharacterized protein LOC135470391 — translation MKTNVLKILTFTGCFIVGYLRGETVNLLRLCENFEDKVLREGEVVTVNINGNDWHLGKTSCEVSLHSYNFSELLTYSFNEYYIGPNDRGTTITLKFIDSSVIRETEYSKSSRFHPQIGRKYGGLPELQIRVTRRSEFDTDIRASIDVAIKGDDYLMPHTHTVWLTAGQLAGIVLGIALLIAVIIIVVVCVILRSKRRSGAGMVPGAGHPHVTHQVVPQG, via the exons ATGAAGACCAACGTGTTGAAAATTCTTACATTTACTGGCTGTTTCATCGTGGGTTACCTGAGAGGAGAAACAG TGAACCTGTTGAGGTTGTGTGAAAATTTTGAAGACAAGGTCCTGAGAGAAGGGGAAGTGGTTACAGTAAACATAAATGGAAATGACTGGCATTTGGGGAAAACGTCTTGTGAAGTTTCACTCCACTCGTACAACTTCTCAGAGCTTTTGACTTATAGTTTCAACGAATACTACATAGGTCCAAACGATCGCGGGACAACGATAACGTTGAAGTTTATTGATTCATCCGTAATTAGAGAG ACCGAATATTCGAAATCGAGTCGGTTTCATCCACAAATTGGCAGGAAGTATGGAGGTCTGCCCGAACTACAAATAAGAGTAACCAGAAGATCTGAATTTGACACCGATATACGCGCCAGTATAGATGTGGCAATAAAAG GTGACGATTACCTgatgccacacacacacacagtgtggCTGACTGCCGGACAACTTGCAGGTATCGTGTTAGGCATTGCATTGTTGATCGCTGTCATTATTATTGTGGTGGTATGCGTCATTCTGAGATCGAAACGGCGTTCAGGTGCCGGAATGGTTCCGGGCGCTGGACATCCTCATGTTACACACCAAG TGGTTCCACAAGGTTAA
- the LOC135471502 gene encoding uncharacterized protein LOC135471502, translated as MNLVKLLTIVGGFIVGQLNGETVNLFTMCGRGTDGEAKLVSRSENVTVEIYGKDWPTGKNSCEVVFQSKTGRRSLNYKFKRFQVNDYVTEVNVHSKSSLIFIQRIFNKFLPPDIGVLEPGTSTIRIIVTRRNLAATSLIASMELSIRQVSSGMASVCRMPALVIVGVTLSALGLVFSNV; from the exons ATGAATCTAGTGAAATTGCTGACGATCGTCGGGGGTTTTATTGTGGGACAGCTAAATGGAGAAACAG TGAACTTGTTTACCATGTGTGGACGAGGAACGGATGGTGAAGCCAAACTTGTGTCCAGGTCAGAAAACGTTACGGTAGAGATATATGGAAAAGACTGGCCTACTGGAAAGAATTCTTGTGAAGTTGTATTTCAGTCGAAGACAGGTCGGAGGTCTCTGAATTACAAATTCAAACGGTTCCAGGTGAACGACTATGTGACAGAAGTGAACGTACACTCTAAATCATCGCTTATATTTATTCAA CGTATATTTAACAAGTTTTTGCCACCGGATATTGGAGTACTGGAACCTGGCACTTCAACGATACGTATAATCGTCACACGAAGAAATCTGGCCGCGACAAGCCTAATAGCTTCGATGGAATTATCCATCAGGC aagtTTCCAGTGGCATGGCAAGTGTTTGTAGAATGCCAGCTTTGGTAATTGTTGGTGTTACGCTTAGTGCTCTTGGCCTCGTCTTCAGCAATGTCTAA
- the LOC135471430 gene encoding uncharacterized protein LOC135471430, whose protein sequence is MHHSIFSALALASMWGMLNAETEKLLNLCGNQMTPDWHIKRKEDLILTIDNNWPVGELSCTVRLAGEVSYDTLYYWFTRFHVSDSSYMTLTLKSNYGYCSQRTYSNLIDPSFKPQKGYNEIIIEVRRGSLSESYTGLYASLTISTRDGSFNFPTWNIIGIVGGIVVFVLVVIFIIYRAKKQARAAGVGCGSPVYPTVSYNNTNTTGAPAGVYPVAPYTPKPYQPQDTAGVYPPPYGFQPQEVPSGYPPPPSDPPPPYYPPYHSTKTNTPT, encoded by the exons ATGCATCACAGCATTTTCTCGGCTCTGGCATTAGCCTCTATGTGGGGGATGCTAAATGCAGAAACAG AAAAACTGTTGAACTTATGTGGAAACCAGATGACTCCTGACTGGCACATAAAGAGGAAAGAGGACCTGATTCTAACGATAGACAACAACTGGCCAGTAGGAGAGCTTTCCTGCACGGTTCGCCTGGCTGGTGAAGTCAGCTATGACACTTTATACTATTGGTTCACCCGCTTTCATGTATCGGACTCATCTTATATGACACTGACTTTGAAGTCCAATTATGGTTACTGCAGCCAG AGAACTTACTCGAATTTGATCGACCCATCGTTCAAGCCACAGAAAGGATACAATGAGATTATCATAGAGGTTCGGAGAGGAAGTCTTTCGGAGAGTTACACCGGACTGTACGCTTCCTTGACCATATCCACTAGAG ATGGCTCGTTCAACTTTCCCACATGGAATATTATTGGAATAGTGGGTGGAATCGTTGTATTTGTTCTTGTTGTGATTTTCATCATCTACCGTGCCAAAAAACAAGCACGCGCGGCTGGTGTGGGATGCGGATCTCCCGTTTATCCTA CTGTGTCATACAACAATACGAATACCACAGGGGCACCTGCTGGAGTCTACCCCGTTGCACCATACACCCCTAAGCCTTATCAGCCACAGGATACGGCTGGTGTCTACCCTCCTCCGTACGGCTTCCAGCCACAGGAGGTACCATCGGGATACCCACCTCCTCCCAGCGATCCGCCTCCGCCATATTATCCTCCATACCACtccacaaaaacaaacacccCAACTTAA